One genomic region from Kwoniella shivajii chromosome 6, complete sequence encodes:
- a CDS encoding ATP-dependent protease La: MLPIRAAVRSSSCNRCRPTTFSLARSIATPTSSKSVSHYLDHRSNDVIASAIHAQQRGIHSSSRISEKKRWVNPASENDKDKSINEDEGESAKAEIKSDSTTNEVKKGKEEVSEKDSSTEAESSKTAEERAKNIAEKESKKVESPASSSSSTIRTSSSTSTPSASSLFSSGSTSGSGSGSGSGNSNTPKEIAKPIIPETYPQVLAVPITHRPLFPGFYKAVTVRSPPVIKAIRELQAKGQPYVGAFLLKDSASDSDVVENLDQVHPVGVFCQITSCFTSNEGEGKPESLTAVLFPHRRIRIDDLVKPGQLSEEQQSLPFVNVSEASTEGDSKPEAEVESFEPDVPSVEAVREELGTVSKERDDAELDSESQSQPQSSAATTPSKPLSPIGFIHNLLPDVSITNVSNVALQPYDKDSQVIRAIMSELISVFKEIAQLQPMFREQVTSFAMSNTSSQVFDEPDKLADLAAVVSTADVSDLQAVLDSTSIEDRLQRALILLKKELINAQLQFKIARDVDTKIQKRQREYYLMEQLKGIKKELGMESDGKDKLVEGFKEKASKLAMPEGVRKVFDEELNKLVHLEPAASEFNVTRNYIDWLTQVPWGVHSPENYDISHAIKVLDEDHYGLKDVKDRILEFMAVGKLRGSVEGKILCLAGPPGVGKTSIGKSIARALGRQFFRFSVGGLTDVAEIKGHRRTYIGAMPGKPVQALKKVATENPLILIDEVDKISKAYNGDPASALLEMLDPEQNKSFLDHYLDVPIDLSRVLFVCTANVLETIPGPLLDRMEVLEVSGYVSAEKMSIADKYLSPQAKEAAGLKEVDIDLSPGAIEALIRYYCRESGVRNLKKHIDKIYRKAAFKIVTDLGEEALPEPKQLDSSTQTVESAEPDTKPASEHLPGDRSPSPGDAGSTKPVTTVPRQALKVPDGVHVKITQDNLRDYVGPPIYHKDRLYTSAPPAGVSTGLGYLGNGSGAVMPIEVTAMPGKGNLQLTGKLGEVIRESAQIALSWVKSNAYSLGITKSETEVTLNDRDVHLHMPEGGIGKEGPSAGTAILTAFVSLFTKTKVDPDVAMTGEISLLGQVLPVGGLKEKILAAHRAGIKKLIVPVACKPDIDENVPLSVKKGIEFVFVEDVKQVLYEVFRGTENENRWRDTLPLEKEPERDSP, encoded by the exons ATGCTTCCGATCAGAGCAGCAGTTCGATCATCGTCCTGTAATCGATGTCGGCCGACTACATTCTCACTCGCACGATCAATTGCCACTCCCACATCATCAAAGTCAGTCTCACATTATCTCGATCATCGAAGTAATGATGTGATCGCATCAGCGATACATGCTCAGCAAAGAGGGATACATAGTTCGTCCAGGATATccgagaagaaaagatgggTCAATCCAGCCAGTGAGAACGATAAAGATAAATCCATAAATGAAGACGAAGGAGAATCAGCTAAAGCGGAAATTAAAAGTGATTCCACTACAAAcgaggtgaagaagggaaaagaggaagtgtCAGAAAAAGATTCTTCgacagaagctgaatcatctaaaacagcagaagaaagagctaaaAATATAGCTGAGAAAGAATCCAAAAAAGTTGAAtctcctgcttcttcttcatcatcgactaTCCgaacttcatcatccacttccactccatctgcttcatcattGTTCTCATCTGGGTCAacatctggatcaggatcggGATCAGGATCGGGAAATTCAAATACACCTAAAGAAATAGCTAAACCTATTATACCTGAAACGTATCCACAAGTATTAGCTGTACCTATAACTCATCGACCATTATTCCCTGGATTCTACAAAGCTGTAACAGTTCGATCTCCACCTGTGATCAAAGCGATTCGTGAATTACAAGCTAAAGGTCAACCATATGTTGGAGCTTTCCTATTGAAAGATTCAGCGAGTGATTCTGATGTAGTTGAAAACCTTGATCAAGTTCACCCCGTCGGTGTATTTTGTCAAATCACAAGTTGTTTCACATcaaatgaaggtgaaggtaaacCTGAAAGCTTGACTGCCGTTCTATTCCCTCATAGAAGAATTAGAATCGATGATCTAGTCAAACCTGGTCAACTATCAGAAGAACAACAatctttaccttttgtaAACGTATCTGAAGCATCAACAGAAGGAGACAGtaaacctgaagctgaagtagaAAGTTTCGAACCTGATGTTCCTTCCGTTGAAGCAGTCAGAGAAGAATTAGGGACTGTTtcaaaagagagagatgacGCTGAACTAGATTCCG aatctcaatctcaacctcaatctaGCGCTGCCACTACACCCAGTAAACCTCTCTCGCCCATAGGCTTTATTCACAATCTTCTACCTGACGTTTCGATCACAAACGTTAGCAATGTTGCACTACAACCATACGACAAAGACTCTCAAGTGATTCGAGCTATAATGTCTGAACTCATTTCAGTCTTCAAAGAAATCGCTCAATTACAACCCATGTTCAGAGAACAAGTCACTTCTTTCGCAATGTCCAATACATCGTCTCAAGTTTTCGATGAACCTGATAAACTCGCTGATCTAGCGGCAGTAGTATCGACAGCTGACGTATCGGATCTACAAGCTGTATTGGATTCAACTTCGATCGAGGATCGTTTACAACGTGCCTTAATTCTACTGAAAAAGGAATTGATCAACGCTCAATTGCAGTTCAAAATTGCTAGAGATGTAGATACCAAGATCCaaaaaagacaaagagaatACTACTTGATGGAACAACTAAAAGGCATCAAAAAGGAATTAGGTATGGAAAGTGATGGTAAAGATAAGCTTGTGGAGGGATTTAAAGAAAAGGCTAGTAAATTAGCTATGCCTGAAGGTGTAAGAAAAgtctttgatgaagaattgaataAATTGGTCCATCTTGAACCGGCTGCTAGTGaattcaa CGTTACTCGAAACTACATCGATTGGTTGACTCAAGTGCCTTGGGGagttcactcacctgaaaacTACGATATCTCTCACGCTATCAAAGTTCTCGACGAAGATCATTACGGCCTCAAAGATGTGAAAGACCGGATCCTTGAATTCATGGCAGTAGGAAAACTTCGTGGATCGGTGGAAGGAAAGATTCTCTGTCTCGCTGGGCCTCCTGGTGTGGGAAAGACTTCTATTGGAAAATCAATTGCAAGAGCTCTAGGAAGACAATTCTTTAGATTCTCAGTAGGTGGTTTGACTGATGTAGCTGAAATCAAAGGTCATCGAAGAACATATATTGG AGCTATGCCTGGTAAACCCGTTCAAGCCTTGAAGAAAGTGGCTACTGAAAACCCTCttatcttgattgatgaagtggaCAAAATCAGTAAAGCTTACAACGGAGATCCTGCAAGTGCATTATTGGAAATGTTAGATCCCGAGCAGAACAAGTCGTTCTTGGACCATTA CCTTGACGTACCCATCGATCTTTCGAGAGTGCTTTTCGTCTGTACCG CAAACGTCCTCGAGACTATCCCTGGACCGCTACTTGATCGAATGGAAGTACTGGAGGTGTCAGGATACGTTTCAGCAGAGAAGATGAGTATCGCTGACAAGTATCTATCGCCACAAGCAAAGGAAGCTGCCGGATTGAAGGAAGTGGATATAGACTTGTCACCTGGAGCTATAGAAGCGTTGATAAGATACTATTGTAGGGAAAGTGGAGTCAGGAATCTCAAGAAACACATCGATAAA ATATATAGAAAGGCAGCGTTTAAGATCGTGACTGATttaggagaagaagctttaccAGAACCTAAACAACTCGATTCGTCCACGCAAACAGTTGAATCTGCCGAGCCGGATACCAAACCTGCTTCTGAACATTTACCAGGAGATAGATCACCTTCGCCTGGAGATGCAGGATCGACAAAACCTGTTACCACTGTTCCTAGACAAGCGTTGAAAGTACCTGATGGTGTGCATGTCAAAATCACCCAAGACAACTTGAGAGATTATGTTGGACC ACCTATATATCACAAAGATAGGTTGTACACTTCCGCACCACCAGCTGGTGTGTCCACTGGATTAGGTTATCTAGGTAACGGTTCAGGTGCCGTCATGCCTATCGAAGTCACT GCCATGCCAGGTAAAGGTAATCTCCAACTTACCGGTAAATTAGGAGAAGTTATCAGAGAATCAGCTCAGATCGCTTTATCATGGGTCAAATCCAATGCTTATTCACTCGGCATAACGAAATCGGAGACGGAAGTCACATTAAACGATAGAGATGTACATTTACATATGCCAGAGGGTGGAATTGGTAAAGAAGGCCCATCAGCAGGAACAGCGATCTTGACTGCTTTCGTCAGTCTCTTTACGAAGACTAAAGTAGATCCAGATGTAGCTATGACTGGAGAGATCAGTTTATTGGGTCAGGTTTTACCTGTCGgtggattgaaagagaagat CCTCGCAGCTCATAGGGCAGGTATcaaga AACTCATCGTGCCGGTGGCTTGTAAACCCGATATAGATGAGAATGTCCCATTATCAGTAAAGAAGGGAATCGAATTTGTATTTGTAGAAGATGTCAAACAGGTCTTGTACGAGGTCTTCAGAGGTACAGAGAATGAGAACAGATGGAGGGATACATTACCTTTGGAGAAGGAGCCCGAGAGGGATAGTCCATAG